Below is a window of Aeromonas veronii DNA.
TCGGAATACAGTAATATCATCGCGCTTTATTACCGGCTGAGCGAAGCATTTAAAGAGGATGCACCTGAAGAGGCTGCGCAAGCGCTCTTGGGGGCAATACGCGTGCTGATGAAATTAATTGGAGTATTGGAGGCGATCGAGATTGCCCATATCCAGGGCAATTTGGAAAAAAAGAAAATGACGGCGAGAGGGAATGGTGGGAGAGTAAAAAGCGAGCGCTATGACAGCGTGAAGCAAGAGATCATCAGGCTTTTTCAACATAAAGGCGCTGGACAGTATGCTGCGAAACAAGCTGCAGCGGAGGACATATTGGAAGATGCTTGGCAATTCAGTCATCGTTTGACAGAAGAAATTAATGCAGAGAATAAGAAGCTGCCAACCAGCAAACAGACCCGAAAGGCACCTGGATTGGTCAGGGAAAATCTCATCAGGCAGATGTTGGATTGGTCTCGTAAGGACGCTGCGGTATCGGAGGCGTTCAATCGCGTCATCAAACCTAGGTAAGGTCTGGCCAAGCGCCATGGTGGCGTGTCTACCCGTCTGAGCGGGGTAGGTTCCGTCGGTGGCACCTGTTTACGGGGTGAAGGGAAGGCCCACTCCCTAGGCCCCGCACTTTTTCCAGTACAGTAATAGATTGAAGAGATCACGGAACGCGCTAAACAACTAGGATCTTCATCCTATCGGAATGGTCCAGATGGCAGCATCTATGTCGAATTCTTCCCTGCACATGCTTCTCGCTTCATCACCAAACGGCAGGCCGTCAAGATCACAAAGGAGAGCAATGCACAGCTGACATCGAAACATTACGTGCTCTGAGGTGTTTTTGTGTAAACGCCAGAATATCTGGCAAAAACTACTGTTGCTCTTCTACCCCACTTGAAGATGCAATACATTGTCTCCCTGCTGCAATGAGGGCCTCAAAATTCCGCCCCACAATTCCAAAGCCACTTTTTGCTCCGGCAACCGAGCTGTATGAACATAGTGGGCCATAACTCCAGGCAGAGCATGACCTAATATTTGCTCCACAACATGAGGAGGGATCCCAGCCTCATTTACTCTGGTCGCTAAACTCCGTCTCAAATCGTGCCAAGTCCAGGGTGTGCTATGCCCAATCCGTTTCCAAATGCCCCTCCCCCACTGACTCACCGCTTCTGGTCGCTTGAGCTCCCCTAACAGGTATGAGGATTCCTGCACAACAGTTGCTTTCAGCAAAGCTTCAATTGTCGGCCGAATAAAATCAGGTATTGGCCGCACGATTTTATTACCATTTTTTGAGTGGGATGCTGGCACTGTCCATGTACCTTCGACTAGATTCCATTCTTCTGGAGCAGATAGCCTAACTTCTTGGGTTCTGGCTCCGAATGACAGTAGAATTTTGGCCAAGTTTCCGTAGTAGCAATATGGGCCTAGCTTGTCAGCCCAATCCCATAGCTTTCGCAGTTCTTCCAGCGTCAGAACCCTATCTCGCTTGCTCGCCTTTTGCCCAACATCAGAAACAGTCAAGTCATCCAACGCATTGCTCACTGCAAACTGTCTAACTCGGCAAAACTTCAGAGCATGCTTACAGTTTTGGAAGCAATAGCCGCTAGCTACAGGTGCAAACTTAGAGTACTCGTCAAAGACGCTCAGCCAGTGCCGAGTATTGCAATCTGACAGCGGAAGATCCCCGATTCGGGGATAGACCCATTTCGCAAATTGCTGGCGATGCTTCTCACTGTTTGACCTTTTCTTATCGGCGTGATGGGAGAGCCAATACTCGAGCGCATCCTTAACAGTGACCGGCTTAAGCCTTTCATCTTTTCCGAGCCGCGTCATCAAGGCTGGATCCTTACCCTCTTCCAGCCAAGCCCGACATTGCGCCGCCTTTTTCCTTGCCTCTGAAAGCGACAAGCCCCCCTCCTGGCCGGTATAAGAACCTAGAGTCAGATTCTTTGCCTTACCTAATATTCGATAGCGGTAAACGAAACTGACTTTTCCACTATTCCTCCACAGAACCGACAGCCCATCTCTGTCAGCAACTTTTCTAGGCGTGGCATCATCATGACCACGTAACATTGCTTTGAGTTTTGAATCTGAAACAGCCATATTTGAACCCACACATGAACCCACATTCGCTTCAGTCCCCTTAAGATGACCTTAGACGATAACGGAAGTTACATCGATATATATCAACAAGATAGCATGTGACTTCGGACGAAATAAAACTCTATCGGAGTAAACGTATGATAATACGGCATGAACTGATTGCTAGCCGCGAGCCGCAACGGCGGCTCAAGGCAGATGCGAAAGGCGCCAGGTAGCAATACCTGGCGCCTTTCCTTTATGATCTCCCCTCCATTTCACCATGACGACCCCGATGAACCGCACTCCCCTGCTGCTGATGGTACTGGTTACCTTGCTGGCCGCCGCTGGCTGGCTCTTCTCGAAAGAGACGATCCGCGAGCTCCCCCCTGCCGCCTTTATTGGCAGCCGTTTCCTGCTGGCCGCCCTGTTGCTGCTGCCGCTCGCCTGGCTGCGTGAGTCTTCCCCCAGTCGGGCACAGTTGCTGCGTGCTGCTGGCAGCGGGTTACTACTCGCCAGTTGCCTGCTGCTGTGGGTGACCGCCATCAGCCAAAGCGATGCACTGGGCAGCGGCGCCTTTATCATGAGCGTTGCCACCCTGATGGCTCCTCTTGTCGCCTGGGCAGCCTTCCAGGCCAAACCTGGTCGCCACTACTGGCTTACTCTGCCTGTTGCTATCGCGGGCCTGCTGCTGCTCTCCAGCAGCACCCACTGGGGAACCTCCCTCTCTCTCTTCTGGTTTCTGGCCGCCGCCGCAGCGCAGGGTACCCAGCTGGCCGTCCATCGCCACATTGCCCAATCCATTCCCCCCACCTGGCTCACTTGCGTGCAGCTCGCGGTCACCGGCCTGCTCGGCACCCTGCTCTCTCTGCTGACCGAACAGTGGCCCGAGGGCGGGGTCAGCCACGGTATCTGGGGCTGGTTTGCAGCAAGCGTGTTGATCGCCACCACTCTGCGCTACTGGCTGCTCACCCACGCATTGAGCAAAATGACCACCGCCCACGCCGCCCTGATGATGCTGCTGGAACCGGTCTGGACCCTTCTCTTGAGCACCCTCTTTTATAGCGAACCCCTCGGCGGCGCCAAACTGGCCGGTGCCGGACTGGTACTCGGCGCCCTGGTGATCTACCAGCTCCCCCTGCTGCTGCGGAGTCGCACGCTGAAACCGGTTCGCTAAGCGACCACTGCAAACACCGCAGAGCGGGTGAACAAAACCAAAACAAAAAGGGGCCTGCAGTTGCAGGCCCCTTTTGTTGCATTGCCACGGCACGGCGGATCACTCCAGCCTGGCAACCATCCAATGATCCTAGCGCGCCACATTAATTGTCAATCAATCACCACGGCGGCGATATCAGGCCATTTTTTCATCATGTAACGATAAAGCTGCGGATTATCTTTAAGATGCGCTCCTGCGACTGGCGGTGCATTTTTCTCCTGGTATTAGGGGTTTACCATCAGCGGCAACATGTTCAACACCACGCAAAGCAAACTTTTTACCATTTCTGTAAGCAAAATATTTCACATCACCGGGATCGAGCTCACCGCGACAGGCCATTGAATAAGAGAGCAGTAGATAATAATCCCCCTTGCCGGTGAGTTCGATGACCTCAAATCCGGCTGGGTTGATATTGATGAACATATCGAGGTTGCAGTTGATCTGCACTGTCATACAGGACCCACTCCGGCTCACCCAATCCGGTAATAGCCAGAGAGCGGCTATCTTCCT
It encodes the following:
- a CDS encoding site-specific integrase, producing MAVSDSKLKAMLRGHDDATPRKVADRDGLSVLWRNSGKVSFVYRYRILGKAKNLTLGSYTGQEGGLSLSEARKKAAQCRAWLEEGKDPALMTRLGKDERLKPVTVKDALEYWLSHHADKKRSNSEKHRQQFAKWVYPRIGDLPLSDCNTRHWLSVFDEYSKFAPVASGYCFQNCKHALKFCRVRQFAVSNALDDLTVSDVGQKASKRDRVLTLEELRKLWDWADKLGPYCYYGNLAKILLSFGARTQEVRLSAPEEWNLVEGTWTVPASHSKNGNKIVRPIPDFIRPTIEALLKATVVQESSYLLGELKRPEAVSQWGRGIWKRIGHSTPWTWHDLRRSLATRVNEAGIPPHVVEQILGHALPGVMAHYVHTARLPEQKVALELWGGILRPSLQQGDNVLHLQVG
- a CDS encoding DMT family transporter: MNRTPLLLMVLVTLLAAAGWLFSKETIRELPPAAFIGSRFLLAALLLLPLAWLRESSPSRAQLLRAAGSGLLLASCLLLWVTAISQSDALGSGAFIMSVATLMAPLVAWAAFQAKPGRHYWLTLPVAIAGLLLLSSSTHWGTSLSLFWFLAAAAAQGTQLAVHRHIAQSIPPTWLTCVQLAVTGLLGTLLSLLTEQWPEGGVSHGIWGWFAASVLIATTLRYWLLTHALSKMTTAHAALMMLLEPVWTLLLSTLFYSEPLGGAKLAGAGLVLGALVIYQLPLLLRSRTLKPVR